A genomic segment from Klebsiella africana encodes:
- a CDS encoding ribosomal protein uL16 3-hydroxylase produces the protein MAYQLNINWPEFLEKYWQKQPVVLKNAFPDFVDPITPDELAGLAMEPEVDSRLVSLKNGKWQASNGPFEHFDGLGESGWSLLAQAVNHWHMPAAELVRPFRVLPDWRLDDLMISFSVPGGGVGPHIDQYDVFIIQGMGSRRWRVGDKLPMRQFCPHPALLHVDPFPPIIDEDLQPGDILYIPPGFPHDGITHETALNYSVGFRGPNGRDLISSFADYVLENDLGGEHYSDPDLTCREHPGRVEEYELERLRTMMIDMIRQPEDFKQWFGSFVTTPRHELDIAPAEPPYEEEEVVDALLGGEKLSRLSGLRVLHIGDSFFVHSEQLDTTDAEALDALCRYTSLGQEELGSGLQNPAFVSELTRLINQGYWYFEE, from the coding sequence ATGGCTTATCAACTCAACATTAACTGGCCCGAGTTTTTAGAAAAATACTGGCAGAAACAGCCGGTGGTATTAAAAAACGCGTTTCCGGACTTCGTCGACCCGATTACTCCGGACGAGCTGGCCGGGTTAGCCATGGAGCCGGAAGTCGACAGCCGGCTGGTCAGCCTGAAAAACGGCAAATGGCAGGCCAGCAATGGTCCTTTTGAACATTTCGATGGGCTGGGCGAAAGCGGCTGGTCATTGCTGGCCCAGGCGGTAAACCACTGGCATATGCCCGCCGCCGAACTGGTACGCCCATTCCGCGTACTGCCGGACTGGCGCCTGGACGACCTGATGATCTCCTTCTCCGTCCCCGGCGGCGGTGTGGGCCCGCATATCGATCAGTATGACGTCTTTATTATTCAGGGCATGGGCAGCCGCCGCTGGCGCGTGGGTGATAAGCTGCCGATGCGTCAGTTCTGTCCGCATCCGGCACTGCTGCACGTCGATCCGTTCCCACCGATCATTGATGAAGATCTGCAGCCGGGCGACATCCTCTATATTCCACCGGGATTCCCGCACGACGGCATAACCCACGAAACCGCCCTGAACTACTCCGTCGGCTTCCGCGGGCCCAACGGCCGCGACCTGATCAGCAGCTTCGCCGACTATGTGCTGGAGAACGATCTCGGCGGCGAGCACTACAGCGATCCGGACCTCACCTGCCGCGAACATCCGGGCCGGGTTGAAGAGTATGAACTCGAACGTCTGCGCACCATGATGATCGATATGATTCGCCAGCCGGAAGACTTCAAACAGTGGTTCGGCAGTTTCGTCACCACCCCGCGTCACGAGCTGGATATTGCGCCGGCGGAACCACCGTATGAAGAAGAGGAAGTGGTCGATGCGCTGCTGGGTGGTGAAAAGCTTTCCCGCCTGAGCGGCCTGCGCGTTCTGCATATCGGCGACAGCTTCTTCGTGCATAGCGAACAACTCGACACCACCGATGCCGAAGCGCTGGATGCGCTGTGTCGCTATACCTCATTAGGCCAGGAAGAGCTCGGCAGCGGCCTGCAGAATCCGGCGTTCGTGAGCGAACTGACGCGGCTGATTAATCAGGGCTACTGGTACTTCGAAGAGTGA
- a CDS encoding Cu(+)/Ag(+) sensor histidine kinase — protein MAAKRPFSLATRLTFFISLATIIAFFAFTWIMIHSVKAHFEERDVHDLKQLSTTLETVLDHADYPPARRLEIVKNIIAGYANVFICLDDGQGNILFQSPDGPDLSHMLSTPGLAMQLRDGNVISWTDPQPRKMVHDNHLMETRAWRLIMLPLGKQADGKPAYHLLMALSIDFHLHYINELKAKLISAASIISLLIIAIVLFVVYQGHKPIRQISRQIQNITSRDLDVRLDPQAVPVELERLALSFNHMLERIEDVFTRQSNFSADIAHEIRTPITNLVTQTEIALSQSRSPQELEEVLYSNLEEFSRMSRMVSDMLFLAQADNNQLIPEQRALDLADEVHKVFEFFEAWAEEKEVALRFVGSPCRVTGDPLMLRRAISNLLSNAIRYTPAGQAVTIQLSESAETVRLVVENPGTPIAAEHLPRLFDRFYRVDPSRQRKGEGSGIGLAIVKSIVNAHHGSVAAQSDLRSTRFIVVLPK, from the coding sequence ATGGCCGCTAAGCGCCCCTTTTCGCTGGCCACCCGGCTGACCTTCTTTATCAGCCTCGCCACCATCATTGCTTTCTTTGCCTTCACCTGGATCATGATCCATTCGGTGAAGGCTCACTTTGAAGAGCGCGACGTTCACGATCTCAAGCAGCTCAGCACCACGCTGGAGACGGTCCTCGACCACGCTGACTACCCGCCGGCGCGGCGGCTGGAGATCGTGAAGAATATCATTGCGGGCTACGCCAACGTTTTTATCTGTCTGGACGACGGCCAGGGTAATATTCTGTTTCAGTCACCCGACGGGCCGGATCTCAGCCATATGCTGAGTACGCCGGGGCTGGCGATGCAGCTCCGCGACGGGAATGTGATTTCATGGACTGACCCGCAGCCGCGAAAGATGGTTCATGATAATCATCTAATGGAGACCCGCGCCTGGCGGCTGATCATGCTGCCGCTGGGCAAGCAGGCGGACGGCAAACCGGCGTACCATCTGCTGATGGCCTTATCCATCGATTTTCACCTGCACTATATTAATGAGCTGAAAGCGAAGCTGATTTCCGCCGCGTCGATAATCAGCCTGCTGATCATCGCCATCGTGCTGTTTGTGGTCTATCAGGGGCATAAGCCGATTCGCCAGATCAGTCGCCAGATCCAGAATATTACCTCGCGGGATCTCGATGTGCGCCTTGACCCGCAGGCGGTGCCTGTCGAACTGGAGCGGCTGGCACTGTCGTTTAACCATATGCTGGAGCGCATAGAGGACGTCTTTACCCGCCAGTCCAACTTCTCCGCCGATATCGCCCATGAAATCCGCACGCCGATCACCAACCTGGTGACGCAAACCGAAATCGCCTTAAGCCAGAGCCGCAGCCCGCAGGAGCTGGAAGAGGTGCTTTACTCCAATCTCGAAGAGTTTTCGCGCATGTCGCGAATGGTCAGCGATATGCTGTTCCTCGCCCAGGCCGATAACAACCAGCTGATCCCCGAACAGCGGGCGCTGGATCTGGCTGATGAAGTGCATAAGGTGTTTGAGTTCTTTGAAGCGTGGGCGGAAGAGAAAGAGGTGGCGCTGCGTTTTGTCGGCAGCCCCTGCCGGGTGACGGGCGACCCGCTGATGCTGCGGCGAGCGATCAGCAACCTGCTGTCGAACGCGATCCGCTACACGCCTGCTGGCCAGGCGGTGACCATCCAGTTGAGCGAAAGCGCGGAGACGGTCCGCCTGGTGGTGGAGAACCCCGGTACGCCGATTGCCGCCGAACATCTGCCACGGCTGTTTGACCGTTTCTATCGCGTCGACCCCTCGCGCCAGCGCAAAGGGGAGGGCAGCGGCATCGGCCTGGCGATTGTGAAATCCATCGTCAACGCCCACCATGGCAGCGTGGCGGCGCAGTCCGATCTGCGCTCGACGCGGTTTATTGTGGTGTTGCCGAAATAG
- the cusR gene encoding copper response regulator transcription factor CusR: protein MKILIVEDEKKTGEYLTKGLTEAGFVVDLADNGLNGYHLAMTSDYDLLILDIMLPDVNGWDIVRMLRAAGKGMPILLLTALGTIEHRVKGLELGADDYLVKPFAFAELLARVRTLLRRGAAVIVESQFQVADLSVDLVSRKVTRGATRITLTSKEFTLLEFFLRHQGEVLPRSLIASQVWDMNFDSDTNAIDVAVKRLRAKIDNDFEPKLIQTVRGVGYMLEVPDGR from the coding sequence GTGAAGATTTTGATTGTCGAAGATGAGAAGAAAACCGGGGAGTACCTGACCAAAGGGCTCACCGAGGCCGGCTTCGTCGTCGACCTGGCCGATAACGGCCTCAACGGCTATCACCTGGCGATGACCAGCGATTACGATCTGCTGATCCTCGACATCATGCTGCCGGATGTGAACGGTTGGGATATCGTGCGCATGCTGCGCGCCGCCGGGAAAGGCATGCCGATCCTGCTGCTCACCGCGCTTGGCACTATCGAGCATCGGGTGAAGGGGCTGGAGCTGGGCGCCGACGACTATCTGGTGAAGCCGTTCGCCTTTGCGGAGCTGCTGGCGCGGGTGCGGACGCTGCTGCGCCGCGGGGCGGCGGTAATAGTAGAAAGCCAGTTTCAGGTGGCCGACCTCAGCGTCGATTTGGTCAGCCGCAAGGTGACGCGCGGTGCGACGCGTATCACCCTGACCAGTAAGGAGTTCACTCTGCTGGAGTTCTTCCTGCGTCATCAGGGCGAGGTGCTACCCCGTTCGCTGATCGCGTCGCAGGTGTGGGATATGAATTTCGACAGCGACACTAACGCCATCGACGTGGCGGTGAAGCGGCTGCGCGCCAAAATCGATAACGACTTCGAGCCGAAGCTGATCCAGACCGTGCGCGGCGTCGGCTATATGCTTGAGGTGCCGGATGGCCGCTAA
- a CDS encoding efflux transporter outer membrane subunit — protein MRPIKLLTLSVIFALTGCLSLAPDYQRPAAPVPQQFSLSQNKLVTATAGYQETGWRTFFVDPQVKSLISTALINNRDLRMATLKVQEARAQYRVTDADRYPQLNGDGSTTYGGKLKGDTTTSSDYAAGLNLSYDLDFFGRLKNLSEADRQNFFASEEARRAVHILLIANVSQSYFNQRLAAAQLQVANDTLQNYQQSYAFVEKQLLTGSTTVLALEQARGMIESTRADIAKRQGQLAQANNALQLLLGSYQHLPDDSASSTIDLQGVTLPPSLSSAILLQRPDILEAEHSLRAANANIGAARAAFFPAITLTSSLSGSSSELSSLFNAGSAMWNFIPKIELPIFNAGRNQANLDLAEIRQQQQVVNYEQKIQSAFKEVADALALRQSLADQIAAQERYLASLNITLQRATALYRHGAVSYIEVLSAQRDIFTTRQTLLELNYSRQANEITLFTALGGGWME, from the coding sequence ATGCGCCCAATCAAGCTTCTTACTCTCAGCGTGATATTCGCCTTAACCGGCTGTCTGTCGCTCGCTCCGGACTACCAGCGTCCCGCCGCGCCGGTACCGCAGCAGTTCTCTCTCAGCCAGAACAAGCTGGTTACTGCAACAGCGGGCTACCAGGAGACCGGCTGGCGCACCTTTTTCGTCGACCCGCAGGTGAAAAGCCTGATTAGCACCGCGCTGATAAATAACCGCGATCTACGGATGGCGACGCTGAAAGTGCAGGAAGCCCGAGCGCAATATCGGGTTACCGACGCCGACCGCTACCCGCAATTGAACGGTGACGGCAGCACCACCTATGGCGGCAAGCTTAAAGGCGACACCACCACCAGCAGCGATTATGCCGCCGGTCTGAATCTCAGCTATGACCTCGACTTCTTTGGCCGGTTGAAAAATCTCAGCGAGGCCGACCGGCAGAACTTCTTCGCCAGCGAAGAGGCGCGGCGTGCGGTGCATATCCTATTGATTGCTAACGTTTCACAAAGCTACTTCAACCAGCGGCTGGCGGCAGCGCAGTTGCAGGTGGCCAACGACACCTTACAGAACTATCAGCAGTCTTACGCCTTCGTTGAAAAACAGCTGCTGACCGGGAGCACCACCGTGCTGGCGCTGGAGCAGGCGCGCGGGATGATCGAGAGCACCCGCGCCGATATCGCCAAACGTCAGGGCCAGCTGGCGCAGGCCAATAACGCCCTGCAACTGCTGCTCGGCAGCTACCAGCATCTGCCGGACGATAGCGCCAGCAGCACCATCGATCTGCAAGGCGTCACTCTGCCGCCATCGCTCTCCTCAGCGATCCTGCTGCAGCGGCCGGATATTCTGGAAGCGGAACACAGCCTGCGGGCGGCCAACGCCAACATCGGCGCCGCGCGGGCGGCCTTCTTCCCGGCGATCACCCTGACCAGCTCGCTCTCCGGCAGCAGCAGCGAGCTCTCCAGCCTGTTTAACGCCGGCAGCGCGATGTGGAACTTCATCCCCAAAATTGAACTGCCGATTTTCAACGCCGGGCGTAATCAGGCCAACCTCGATCTGGCGGAGATCCGCCAGCAGCAGCAGGTGGTCAACTATGAACAAAAAATACAGTCCGCCTTTAAAGAGGTGGCTGACGCGCTGGCCCTGCGCCAAAGCCTGGCCGATCAGATTGCCGCCCAGGAGCGCTATCTCGCTTCACTAAATATCACCCTGCAGCGCGCTACTGCGCTCTATCGTCACGGCGCGGTCAGCTACATCGAAGTCCTGAGCGCCCAGCGCGACATTTTTACCACCCGACAAACCCTGCTGGAACTCAACTATTCCCGTCAGGCAAATGAAATCACCCTGTTCACCGCCCTCGGCGGCGGCTGGATGGAATAA
- the cusF gene encoding cation efflux system protein CusF — MNSLSKVALFTLLSGAVFAARAADPHAGMAMHEQPAAAQAQSISGKGVIKAIDMDSKKITIAHEAIPAVNWPPMTMRFTITPQTQLNNVKDGDSVDFTFVQQGNLSLLQDIRAN, encoded by the coding sequence ATGAATTCACTCTCTAAAGTCGCCCTGTTCACCCTGCTCTCTGGCGCGGTGTTCGCCGCCCGGGCCGCCGACCCGCATGCCGGTATGGCGATGCACGAGCAGCCCGCTGCCGCACAGGCGCAAAGCATCAGCGGCAAAGGCGTCATTAAAGCTATTGATATGGATAGCAAAAAAATCACCATCGCCCACGAAGCCATCCCGGCGGTGAACTGGCCGCCGATGACCATGCGCTTCACCATCACCCCGCAGACGCAGCTCAACAATGTGAAGGACGGCGACAGCGTGGACTTCACCTTCGTTCAGCAGGGCAACCTGTCGCTGCTGCAGGATATTCGCGCCAACTAA